A window of the Lagopus muta isolate bLagMut1 chromosome 1, bLagMut1 primary, whole genome shotgun sequence genome harbors these coding sequences:
- the IFT27 gene encoding intraflagellar transport protein 27 homolog: MVKLSAKCLLAGDPAVGKSALAQMFRNDGAHFQKNYTLTTGIELLVKAISVPETSDSVEFFIFDSAGKDLFSEMLEKLWEQPNVLCLVYDVTNEQSFSNCAKWLEKLRAQAVGMHIPGVLVGNKTDLVGRRVVEQKQAQEWADKHGLEYCEMSVKEMKNFEAPFNILAKSFYQLYKEKVETFHSLA, translated from the exons ATGGTGAAGCTCTCCGCCAAGTGCCTGCTGGCAG GTGATCCAGCTGTGGGGAAGAGTGCTTTAGCCCAGATGTTCCGCAATGATGGGGctcattttcagaagaactATACATTG ACAACGGGCATTGAACTGTTGGTGAAGGCTATATCAGTTCCAGAGACAAGTGATAGTGTG gaaTTCTTCATTTTTGACTCTGCAGGCAAAGATCTATTTTCTGAGATGCTGGAGAAACTG TGGGAGCAACCAAATGTCCTGTGCCTTGTGTATGATGTCACTAATGAGCAATCTTTCAGCAACTGTGCCAAGTGGCTGGAAAAGCTGAGGGCACAAGCAGTTGGAATGCACATCCCAG gtgTCTTAGTGGGGAATAAAACAGATCTGGTTGGTCGTCGAGTTGTGGAACAGAAACAAGCACAGGAATGGGCTGACAAACATGGCCTGGAATACTGTGAGATGTCAGTA aaggAGATGAAAAACTTTGAGGCCCCTTTCAACATCCTGGCAAAGTCATTCTACCAACTGTACAAGGAAAAAGTGGAAACCTTTCACTCACTAGCTTGA
- the PVALB gene encoding parvalbumin alpha isoform X1 — MSRNDEKSTFLIFSHLLPCSNSCRMAMTDVLSAEDIKKAVGAFSAAESFNYKKFFEMVGLKKKSPEDVKKVFHILDKDRSGFIEEEELKFVLKGFTPDGRDLSDKETKALLAAGDKDGDGKIGADEFATMVAES, encoded by the exons ATGAGCAGAAATGATGAGAAAAGCACTTTTTTAATCTTTTCGCACTTGCTTCCCTGTTCAAACAGTTGCAGGATGGCGATGACTGACGTGCTCAGCGCTGAGGATAtcaagaaggctgtgggagcCTTTTCAG CAGCCGAATCTTTTAACTACAAGAAGTTTTTCGAGATGGTGGGTTTGAAAAAGAAGAGCCCAGAAGATGTGAAGAAGGTTTTCCATATCCTTGATAAAGACCGGAGTGGCTTCATTGAAGAGGAAGAGTTAAA GTTTGTGCTGAAGGGCTTTACCCCAGATGGCAGAGACCTATCAGACAAAGAGACAAAGGCTCTTCTGGCTGCTGGAGATAAGGATGGTGATGGTAAAATTGGCGCTGATG AATTTGCAACTATGGTGGCTGAATCATAA
- the PVALB gene encoding parvalbumin alpha isoform X2 — protein sequence MAMTDVLSAEDIKKAVGAFSAAESFNYKKFFEMVGLKKKSPEDVKKVFHILDKDRSGFIEEEELKFVLKGFTPDGRDLSDKETKALLAAGDKDGDGKIGADEFATMVAES from the exons ATGGCGATGACTGACGTGCTCAGCGCTGAGGATAtcaagaaggctgtgggagcCTTTTCAG CAGCCGAATCTTTTAACTACAAGAAGTTTTTCGAGATGGTGGGTTTGAAAAAGAAGAGCCCAGAAGATGTGAAGAAGGTTTTCCATATCCTTGATAAAGACCGGAGTGGCTTCATTGAAGAGGAAGAGTTAAA GTTTGTGCTGAAGGGCTTTACCCCAGATGGCAGAGACCTATCAGACAAAGAGACAAAGGCTCTTCTGGCTGCTGGAGATAAGGATGGTGATGGTAAAATTGGCGCTGATG AATTTGCAACTATGGTGGCTGAATCATAA